The Natranaerovirga pectinivora genome includes a window with the following:
- a CDS encoding SemiSWEET transporter has protein sequence MELFGVIAATLTTISFLPQTLKTIKDKDTSGISLGMYSIFTTGVFCWTIYGFIIGDLPIIIANVVTFIFALTILVMKLKYK, from the coding sequence ATGGAACTATTTGGCGTTATAGCAGCAACACTAACAACTATTTCTTTTTTACCTCAAACTTTAAAAACTATTAAAGACAAAGACACTTCTGGTATTTCATTAGGTATGTACTCTATCTTTACTACAGGTGTTTTTTGTTGGACTATTTATGGTTTCATTATAGGAGACTTACCAATTATCATTGCAAATGTGGTTACTTTTATATTTGCTCTTACTATATTGGTTATGAAATTAAAATACAAATAG
- a CDS encoding biotin transporter BioY gives MNLKTKDIVQVALFAALTAVGAFITIPFPFVPFTLQSFFTAFAGVLLGAKLGMLSQLVYVVVGLVGVPVFTKGGGPGYIFETSFGYLIGFIVGAYVIGKLSERVTKMTVQKLFLIIMTGILVVYMIGVPYLYMIMRLYIKSDVAISWAVRVGFTTTIGGDIVKSIIVAFIGFKIVPILSRQNLISRRGFHELRIHNK, from the coding sequence ATGAATTTAAAAACAAAAGATATTGTACAAGTAGCATTGTTTGCAGCTTTAACAGCAGTTGGAGCCTTTATAACCATTCCATTTCCATTTGTTCCATTTACATTACAATCTTTTTTTACAGCTTTTGCAGGGGTTTTATTAGGTGCGAAACTAGGGATGCTATCACAATTGGTATATGTTGTAGTAGGACTAGTAGGTGTGCCGGTTTTTACAAAAGGTGGAGGACCTGGATACATATTTGAAACAAGCTTTGGGTACTTAATTGGCTTTATTGTTGGGGCTTATGTAATTGGAAAACTAAGTGAAAGGGTTACAAAGATGACCGTACAAAAGCTATTTCTAATTATTATGACAGGAATTCTGGTTGTGTATATGATAGGTGTACCTTACTTATATATGATTATGAGGCTGTATATTAAAAGTGATGTTGCTATAAGCTGGGCAGTAAGAGTTGGCTTTACAACCACCATAGGTGGGGATATTGTAAAGAGTATTATTGTTGCTTTTATAGGTTTTAAAATTGTGCCTATATTATCAAGACAAAATCTAATATCAAGAAGAGGATTCCATGAACTTAGAATACATAACAAATAA
- the bioB gene encoding biotin synthase BioB: MNLEYITNKVLNGQLIDYEEAVELSSIKDLDELLEAANTIREKFKGNKMDLCSIMNAKSGKCSENCKFCAQSAHYKTGAPEYSLISKEEALKMAKENEENGVHRFSLVTSGKGISDGELDKVTEIYDELKNKTKLQLCASFGIISYEQGLKLKKAGVTMYHHNLETSKAFFPKICDTHTYEDRIETIKNVMKAGLDVCCGGLFGLGETMEDRIKMAFDIRALGIKSVPINILQPIKGTPLENNMILQPDEILRIIAVFRFIIPDGYIRFGGGRKSLGEHQEKGLKSGINAALVGNYLTTIGNKITEDIEMIKRQGLEI, from the coding sequence ATGAACTTAGAATACATAACAAATAAAGTATTGAATGGCCAATTAATTGATTATGAGGAAGCTGTAGAATTATCATCTATAAAGGATTTAGATGAACTTTTAGAAGCTGCTAATACAATAAGAGAAAAATTCAAAGGCAATAAAATGGATTTATGTAGTATAATGAACGCCAAATCAGGGAAGTGCTCTGAAAATTGTAAGTTCTGTGCCCAGTCCGCTCACTATAAGACAGGAGCCCCAGAGTATTCTTTGATAAGTAAAGAAGAAGCATTAAAGATGGCAAAGGAAAATGAAGAAAATGGTGTTCATAGGTTCTCTCTTGTTACAAGTGGTAAAGGTATTTCTGACGGAGAACTTGATAAAGTTACTGAAATATATGATGAACTCAAGAATAAAACGAAGTTACAGCTTTGTGCTTCTTTTGGCATTATTTCTTATGAACAGGGATTAAAGTTAAAAAAAGCAGGGGTAACCATGTACCATCATAACTTAGAAACAAGTAAAGCGTTTTTTCCAAAAATATGTGACACACATACCTATGAAGATCGGATAGAAACAATAAAAAATGTAATGAAAGCTGGTTTAGATGTTTGTTGTGGAGGTCTTTTCGGATTAGGTGAAACCATGGAAGATAGAATAAAAATGGCTTTCGACATTAGAGCATTAGGAATAAAATCTGTGCCAATAAATATTCTACAACCTATAAAAGGAACCCCACTAGAGAATAATATGATACTACAACCAGATGAAATATTAAGGATTATTGCTGTCTTCAGGTTTATCATTCCAGATGGATATATTAGATTTGGTGGCGGTAGAAAATCTTTAGGAGAACATCAAGAAAAAGGTCTGAAATCAGGTATTAATGCTGCTTTAGTAGGAAACTATTTAACCACTATAGGGAATAAGATAACGGAAGATATAGAGATGATAAAAAGGCAAGGGTTAGAAATTTGA
- a CDS encoding ATP-binding protein, giving the protein MAEKVRRFFPGGNTSVGFYSNYDYIIDKNANRIIVLKGGPGTGKSSLMKKVAEVLLEQGYKLEFHHCSSDNESLDGIVVPELKVAMIDGTAPHVVDPKNPGAVDEIINLGEYWDVSKLEKIKQPILEYIEKNGKFYKRAYKYFGAARLILEDIIWKHEEALDIGKLNVDTDALIQEVFEDVKVSSTLGKERHLFGSAYTPNGYIDYTDEQIHKDYKIYHISGDVGTGKSTLLNKIVIEGKKRGLFVEVLHTPLIPEKIMTVIIKDLKIAFTTSDLLKEKAYQLINTDHYLDREYLKVYEEDIKEDKKVFNELIDIGINNIKNAKKNHDIIEAFYIPNMNFDGYDQLRDDIVNRMIEYK; this is encoded by the coding sequence ATGGCAGAAAAGGTAAGACGATTTTTTCCAGGAGGTAATACGTCAGTAGGATTTTACTCTAATTACGATTACATAATAGATAAAAATGCCAATAGAATTATTGTTCTTAAAGGTGGACCAGGAACAGGAAAATCATCCTTAATGAAAAAAGTTGCTGAAGTTCTATTAGAACAGGGGTACAAGTTAGAATTTCATCATTGTTCCTCTGATAATGAATCCCTTGATGGTATTGTTGTGCCAGAATTAAAAGTTGCAATGATTGATGGTACAGCACCTCATGTGGTAGATCCCAAAAATCCAGGGGCAGTTGATGAAATCATCAACTTAGGAGAATATTGGGACGTTAGTAAGCTGGAGAAAATAAAACAACCCATACTAGAGTATATAGAAAAAAATGGAAAATTTTATAAACGCGCCTACAAATATTTTGGTGCAGCTAGGTTGATATTAGAAGATATCATTTGGAAGCACGAAGAAGCTTTAGATATTGGTAAACTCAATGTAGATACGGATGCTTTAATCCAAGAAGTATTTGAAGATGTAAAAGTAAGCAGTACATTGGGTAAAGAGAGACATTTGTTTGGAAGTGCCTATACCCCTAATGGCTATATAGATTATACCGATGAACAGATTCATAAAGACTATAAGATATATCACATTTCTGGGGATGTAGGAACAGGAAAATCAACACTATTAAATAAAATAGTTATAGAAGGCAAAAAAAGAGGTTTGTTTGTAGAGGTACTACACACACCATTAATCCCAGAAAAGATTATGACAGTAATCATCAAAGACTTAAAAATTGCATTTACAACAAGTGACCTTCTAAAGGAAAAGGCTTATCAATTAATTAATACAGATCATTATTTAGATAGGGAGTATTTAAAAGTCTATGAAGAAGATATAAAAGAAGATAAAAAAGTCTTTAATGAGTTAATAGATATTGGAATTAATAATATTAAAAATGCTAAGAAAAATCACGATATTATAGAAGCGTTTTATATTCCTAATATGAATTTTGATGGGTATGACCAGTTAAGAGATGATATCGTTAATAGAATGATAGAGTATAAATAA
- a CDS encoding ABC transporter ATP-binding protein: MKKTINKNHKKQIIKYYLHKYRFHYIIGILTLVFVDIIQLRIPLITKDVTDGLQTGTYTMENIANRVTVLIVIGISIAIGRFVWRYFIFGTSRHIEYELRNDFFGHLEKLSLRYYNDHQTGDLMAHATNDLNAVRMMLGPGILMALDAFVLTTLVIIQMVTVISLRLTLFAIIPLPFIAIGSLLLGKVVQLRFKEKQEAFSELTDQVQENLSGIRVIKAFVQESKELLAFQKVNAKNFEKNMKLVKLFAWMMPLSGLISGLSISIILGYGGYLVILGDITIGEFVAYINYLYMLIWPMIAFGMCINIISQGRASFNRIQSILNEVPEIEDNEKTKDIKVIKGNITIKNLNFTYSHSKEKALKNININIIGGQTIGIVGRTGSGKTTLVNLLLRLINPRENTIFMDGNDIFEIPLKTLRYNIGYVPQDNYLFSNTIKNNIAFGMPLAYNEEVKNAAQIANVHDNIMDFTNEYETIVGEKGVTLSGGQKQRVSIARAIIKNTPILILDDAVSAVDTNTEEQILRHLKEKRKNKTTIIIAHRISTIQHADNIFVLDEGEIVEEGTHTELIAKKGLYYNMVKRQQLEKELEKEV; encoded by the coding sequence ATGAAAAAGACAATCAATAAAAACCATAAAAAACAAATAATTAAGTATTACTTACATAAATATCGCTTTCATTACATAATAGGCATACTCACATTGGTGTTTGTAGATATAATCCAATTAAGAATTCCCCTTATTACAAAAGATGTAACAGATGGTTTGCAAACAGGGACTTACACTATGGAAAATATTGCAAACAGAGTAACTGTATTGATTGTAATAGGAATTTCCATCGCCATTGGAAGGTTTGTTTGGAGATATTTCATATTTGGAACCAGTAGACATATTGAATATGAACTTAGAAATGATTTTTTCGGGCATTTAGAAAAGTTAAGTTTAAGGTATTATAATGACCATCAAACAGGAGATTTAATGGCCCATGCTACCAATGATTTAAATGCAGTAAGAATGATGTTGGGGCCAGGAATACTTATGGCATTAGACGCATTTGTATTAACAACATTAGTAATTATACAAATGGTGACAGTTATTAGTTTAAGGTTAACATTGTTTGCAATTATTCCATTGCCTTTTATTGCAATTGGGAGTTTGCTTCTTGGAAAAGTAGTCCAATTAAGATTCAAGGAAAAACAAGAAGCCTTTTCAGAGTTAACAGACCAAGTTCAGGAAAATTTATCAGGGATTAGGGTAATAAAAGCATTTGTACAAGAATCAAAAGAGCTCCTAGCCTTTCAAAAAGTAAATGCTAAAAACTTTGAAAAAAATATGAAGTTGGTAAAACTATTTGCTTGGATGATGCCTTTATCGGGTCTCATTTCAGGTCTTAGTATTTCCATTATATTAGGCTACGGAGGTTATCTTGTCATTTTAGGGGATATAACCATTGGTGAATTTGTGGCTTATATTAACTACTTGTATATGCTTATATGGCCAATGATAGCTTTTGGGATGTGTATCAATATCATTTCCCAAGGGAGAGCTTCTTTTAATAGAATTCAAAGCATCTTAAACGAAGTTCCAGAAATAGAAGACAATGAAAAAACAAAAGATATTAAGGTCATAAAAGGCAATATAACCATTAAAAATCTTAATTTTACATACTCACATTCAAAAGAAAAAGCTTTAAAGAATATTAACATTAATATTATTGGAGGCCAAACCATCGGAATTGTTGGAAGAACTGGAAGTGGTAAAACAACATTGGTGAATCTATTATTGAGATTGATTAACCCTAGGGAAAACACCATTTTTATGGACGGTAATGATATTTTTGAAATACCTTTAAAAACCTTAAGATACAATATTGGTTACGTACCACAAGATAATTATTTATTCTCTAATACTATTAAAAACAATATCGCTTTTGGTATGCCTCTTGCTTATAATGAAGAGGTTAAAAATGCTGCCCAAATAGCAAATGTACATGATAATATAATGGATTTTACCAATGAATATGAAACGATCGTTGGTGAAAAAGGGGTTACTCTTTCTGGTGGACAAAAACAAAGAGTATCTATTGCTAGGGCCATTATAAAAAATACACCTATATTAATTCTTGACGATGCAGTGTCTGCTGTAGATACCAATACGGAAGAGCAAATTTTAAGACATCTTAAAGAAAAAAGAAAAAATAAAACAACTATCATAATAGCCCATAGGATATCTACCATACAACATGCAGATAATATCTTTGTATTAGATGAAGGTGAAATCGTTGAAGAAGGAACACATACTGAATTAATTGCTAAAAAAGGGTTGTACTATAATATGGTTAAAAGACAACAATTAGAAAAAGAACTAGAAAAAGAAGTATAG
- a CDS encoding ABC transporter ATP-binding protein, whose product MAESKENKNFDPRIIKRLLEYAKPYYKYILFSFVLLLGVVALELIRPIIIGRAIDNVIIDNNQIYSIVEEDGKDTYRVQNYYIKKGNVSGINATIVYDEGAEHPYHLVIGIEEEEIPALNTINVRDYEERYIIIPLERNDIKHLRQEDIKNLIYAAGLFVLILALGLIISYIQTIVLNYTGQKIIYNIRNDVFKHVESLSLKFFSNHPIGRIVTRVTNDTETLNEMYTSVIVNSVKSIVMVAGITIMMFLLNVELTLYIMMIMPIIVLLTLWFRKTSRKLYREIRTKVANINSFLSEHISGMKIVQIFTQEERKYNEFDEANKSLNQSHIKQLVIFSIFRPAMYLLYVLGLFLVLYFGGKRVISGHITIGTLVIFVQYISNFFDPIQQLAEQFDIIQSAMASSEKIFNLLDEKIDIIDVEEPISLPVVKGRIEFKNVWFAYVDEEWILKDVSFVVEPGEVAAFVGATGAGKTSIINLIMRYYDIQKGEILLDGINITQIKKEDLRKNIGQMLQDVFLFTGTINSNIRLKNEEITDKEIVNASVYVNADKFIRKLPKQYEEKVSEGGTTFSAGQRQLLSFARTLANKPSILILDEATANIDTETEQLIQDALYKLMEGRTTLVVAHRLSTIQNANKIIVLHKGKIREIGSHQKLLAKKGLYYQLYELQHQDGVL is encoded by the coding sequence ATGGCTGAATCAAAGGAAAACAAAAATTTTGACCCTAGAATCATTAAAAGATTGCTAGAGTATGCTAAGCCATACTATAAATACATACTGTTTTCATTTGTACTCTTATTGGGGGTAGTAGCTTTAGAATTGATTCGTCCTATCATTATAGGAAGGGCCATCGATAATGTCATAATAGACAATAATCAAATATACTCAATAGTTGAGGAAGATGGAAAAGATACTTATAGAGTACAAAACTATTATATAAAAAAAGGCAATGTATCAGGTATAAATGCTACCATTGTTTATGATGAAGGGGCGGAGCACCCATACCATTTAGTTATCGGCATAGAGGAAGAAGAAATACCAGCCCTTAATACCATTAATGTAAGGGATTACGAAGAGCGTTACATTATAATACCTTTAGAGAGAAATGATATTAAGCATTTAAGACAAGAGGATATTAAAAATTTAATTTATGCAGCTGGATTATTTGTTCTTATATTGGCATTGGGATTGATAATAAGCTATATTCAAACCATAGTGTTAAATTATACAGGACAAAAAATTATATACAATATAAGAAATGATGTGTTTAAGCACGTAGAAAGTTTATCTCTAAAGTTCTTTAGTAACCATCCAATTGGAAGAATTGTCACAAGGGTTACTAATGATACAGAAACTCTAAATGAAATGTATACCAGTGTCATCGTAAACTCAGTCAAAAGTATTGTAATGGTGGCGGGTATTACTATTATGATGTTTTTATTAAATGTTGAGTTAACCCTTTATATAATGATGATTATGCCAATAATTGTCCTGTTAACATTATGGTTTAGAAAAACGTCAAGAAAGTTATACAGAGAGATTAGAACTAAAGTGGCCAATATCAATAGTTTTTTATCAGAACATATTTCTGGGATGAAGATTGTTCAAATATTTACACAAGAAGAAAGAAAGTATAATGAATTTGATGAGGCAAATAAGTCTCTTAATCAATCACACATAAAGCAACTTGTTATTTTCAGTATTTTTCGCCCAGCCATGTATTTGTTATATGTACTTGGTTTGTTTTTAGTGTTGTACTTTGGTGGTAAGAGAGTAATAAGTGGTCATATTACCATTGGGACATTGGTTATTTTTGTTCAGTATATTTCTAACTTTTTTGATCCAATACAACAATTAGCAGAGCAATTTGATATTATTCAATCAGCAATGGCTTCTTCGGAGAAGATTTTTAATCTGCTAGATGAAAAAATTGATATTATTGATGTTGAAGAGCCTATTTCTTTGCCAGTGGTAAAAGGTAGAATTGAATTTAAAAATGTTTGGTTCGCTTATGTGGATGAAGAGTGGATATTGAAAGATGTCTCTTTTGTAGTAGAGCCAGGAGAGGTTGCTGCCTTTGTGGGTGCTACAGGAGCAGGAAAAACATCTATTATCAATTTAATTATGAGATACTATGATATTCAAAAAGGTGAGATATTATTAGATGGTATTAACATCACTCAAATTAAAAAAGAAGACCTAAGAAAAAATATCGGCCAAATGTTACAAGATGTATTTTTATTTACAGGGACGATTAACAGCAATATAAGATTGAAAAATGAAGAAATAACAGATAAAGAAATAGTAAATGCGTCTGTTTATGTCAATGCGGATAAATTTATAAGAAAATTACCAAAACAATATGAAGAAAAGGTTTCAGAGGGTGGTACTACTTTCTCTGCTGGTCAAAGACAATTATTATCATTTGCGAGAACTTTGGCAAATAAACCGTCAATTTTGATATTAGATGAAGCAACAGCGAATATTGACACAGAAACAGAGCAATTAATTCAAGATGCCCTATACAAATTAATGGAAGGAAGAACCACTTTAGTAGTGGCACATAGGCTGTCTACAATACAAAATGCGAATAAAATAATTGTGCTTCATAAAGGAAAGATTCGTGAAATAGGAAGTCATCAAAAATTACTTGCAAAAAAAGGACTATACTATCAATTGTATGAATTGCAACATCAAGATGGTGTTTTGTAA
- a CDS encoding sodium-dependent transporter — protein sequence MSRERWSSRSIFILAAIGSAVGLGNTWRFPGQAYQNGGGAFLIPYFIALVTAGIPLLIMEIAIGKKFQAGAPTAFRKLGKKKGFEWLGWWPLATSFAIVAYYCIVMSWTFNYLWHSLTLAWTKSSSADFFYGDVLRLSDSPGNLGGLNMPLVIGLVLTWIFIWFSIRNGVKSMGKIVKWTVPLPIILLIILVIRALTLPGAIDGINYYLTPQWDRLKDINVWAAAYGQIFFSLSVLFGIMVAYASFLPKDSDVPTNSMIIAFADCLLSFVAGFAVFGTLGFLQQTSGTAIADMSITGPGLAFVTYPEAIAQLPGGLWIQVVFAFLFFLMLLTLGIDSAFSIVEGIVTGLVDKFGWDKKKTVAGMCFVGFAAGLIFATNAGLYWLDIVDNWVNNFNLILIGVFECVVVGWIYSAKKLRNEFNEDSNMKFGPWWDFMIKYVTPLSLLGLNILFLIDSFKANYEGYATKHLLIGGWGIVLATIVFGFVFTTLKGKDLEEEVN from the coding sequence ATGAGTAGAGAGAGATGGAGCTCTAGAAGTATTTTTATTTTAGCAGCTATAGGTTCCGCAGTAGGTTTAGGAAATACTTGGCGTTTTCCAGGTCAAGCGTATCAAAATGGTGGAGGGGCATTTTTAATTCCGTACTTTATCGCCCTAGTTACAGCAGGTATTCCATTATTGATCATGGAAATTGCAATTGGTAAAAAGTTTCAAGCAGGTGCGCCAACAGCTTTTAGAAAACTAGGTAAGAAAAAAGGTTTTGAATGGCTTGGATGGTGGCCATTAGCAACAAGTTTTGCTATTGTTGCCTACTATTGTATCGTTATGTCATGGACATTCAATTATTTATGGCATTCTTTAACGCTGGCTTGGACAAAAAGTTCAAGTGCAGATTTCTTTTATGGTGATGTATTAAGATTATCTGATTCTCCAGGGAATCTAGGTGGTTTAAATATGCCATTGGTAATTGGACTTGTATTAACATGGATTTTTATATGGTTTTCAATCCGTAATGGTGTAAAATCAATGGGTAAAATCGTTAAATGGACAGTGCCATTACCAATCATTCTATTAATTATTCTTGTAATTCGTGCATTAACATTACCAGGTGCTATAGATGGTATTAATTACTACTTAACACCACAATGGGATAGGTTAAAAGATATAAATGTATGGGCAGCAGCATATGGTCAAATTTTCTTCAGTTTATCTGTTTTATTTGGTATTATGGTTGCTTACGCAAGTTTCTTACCTAAAGATTCAGATGTACCAACAAACAGTATGATTATTGCTTTTGCAGACTGCTTATTAAGTTTCGTTGCAGGTTTTGCAGTATTTGGTACTCTTGGATTTTTACAACAAACATCTGGAACAGCTATAGCTGATATGTCTATTACTGGACCTGGATTGGCATTCGTTACATATCCAGAGGCTATTGCTCAATTACCTGGTGGACTTTGGATTCAAGTGGTATTTGCATTCTTATTCTTCTTAATGTTATTAACCCTTGGAATTGATTCAGCATTCTCAATTGTTGAAGGGATTGTGACAGGTTTAGTTGATAAATTTGGTTGGGATAAGAAAAAAACAGTTGCGGGAATGTGTTTTGTAGGTTTCGCTGCTGGTCTAATATTTGCAACTAATGCAGGACTTTACTGGTTAGATATCGTTGATAACTGGGTAAACAACTTTAACTTAATACTTATTGGTGTATTTGAGTGTGTTGTTGTAGGATGGATTTACAGTGCTAAAAAACTTAGAAATGAATTTAATGAAGATTCAAATATGAAATTTGGTCCTTGGTGGGACTTTATGATTAAGTATGTAACACCATTAAGTTTATTAGGACTTAACATATTATTCCTTATTGATAGTTTTAAAGCAAATTACGAAGGATATGCTACAAAACATTTACTTATCGGTGGATGGGGTATTGTATTAGCAACAATCGTTTTCGGGTTTGTATTTACTACACTTAAAGGTAAAGACTTAGAAGAAGAAGTTAACTAA
- a CDS encoding MetS family NSS transporter small subunit gives MELSAIIMLIFGFVFLGGGLIYSLKKLN, from the coding sequence ATGGAATTATCAGCAATCATAATGTTAATATTTGGCTTCGTGTTTTTAGGTGGAGGCTTAATATATAGCTTAAAAAAATTAAATTAA
- a CDS encoding alkaline phosphatase — protein MLKRNKKLISAITSFVMVLAIVLTTSSNVFAFFNSSKAATPVFQGKAPKYVFLFIGDGMSYPQIASTEMYLGKQGRLNDLVKGGGIEQLNFSKFPVSGAAQTFDATSFIPDSASTATSIASGYKTLSGVINMDISKQIEYTPISESLATKGYKVGIVSSVPINHATPASFYSKVPHRNEYYNIALQLADSGFDYFGGGGFLSPQGNGQTHIYEVLEEKGYNLALDKASILNLNNKSGKVVAINPDMSVDGTSLPYEVDRKQGELALADFVRKGIDVLDNPKGFFMMVEGGKIDWANHANDAVASIHDTIAFSNAVEEAIRFYNKHPEDTLIIVTGDHETGGMSIGFAGTGYSTFFDKLDRANTSANDIFRREVLNPYKEKHTMETAKLSDLALDIKYSFGVLIPNDPEARFYPEMVLNANEIQRLEAALKQSMTPSNQRNYSQQERLMYGGYEPLSITLTHILNNKAGITFGTYDHTGLPVPVFALGKGQELFTGFYDNTDIYRKMAAILNVR, from the coding sequence ATGTTAAAAAGAAACAAAAAACTCATTTCAGCTATCACAAGTTTTGTTATGGTATTAGCAATAGTATTAACTACTAGTAGTAATGTTTTTGCATTTTTTAACTCTAGTAAAGCTGCGACACCAGTTTTTCAAGGAAAAGCACCAAAATATGTATTTTTATTTATTGGTGATGGAATGAGTTATCCTCAAATCGCATCAACAGAGATGTATTTAGGAAAACAAGGCAGATTAAATGATCTTGTTAAGGGTGGGGGCATTGAGCAGTTAAACTTCTCTAAATTCCCAGTATCAGGCGCAGCCCAAACATTTGATGCCACCTCTTTTATTCCAGATTCAGCATCAACAGCAACGTCTATTGCATCAGGATATAAGACATTATCAGGTGTTATCAATATGGATATAAGCAAACAAATAGAATACACACCAATTTCAGAATCATTAGCAACTAAAGGATATAAAGTTGGTATTGTGTCAAGTGTGCCAATTAATCATGCAACACCAGCATCTTTTTACTCAAAAGTACCTCACAGAAATGAATATTATAATATAGCATTACAATTAGCAGATAGCGGATTTGATTACTTTGGTGGTGGTGGGTTTTTAAGTCCACAAGGTAACGGACAAACTCATATTTATGAAGTGTTAGAAGAAAAAGGCTATAACTTAGCCCTAGACAAGGCCAGTATCTTAAACTTAAACAATAAATCAGGAAAAGTTGTAGCCATAAATCCTGATATGTCAGTAGATGGTACGTCACTACCATATGAAGTTGACCGTAAACAAGGCGAATTGGCATTAGCTGATTTTGTAAGAAAAGGCATTGATGTATTAGATAACCCTAAGGGATTTTTTATGATGGTAGAAGGTGGTAAAATTGACTGGGCCAACCATGCAAATGATGCAGTAGCTTCAATCCACGATACCATAGCCTTTTCTAATGCAGTAGAAGAAGCCATAAGATTCTATAACAAACATCCAGAAGACACATTAATTATTGTAACGGGAGACCATGAAACAGGTGGTATGTCTATTGGATTTGCAGGAACGGGGTACTCAACATTTTTCGATAAATTAGATAGAGCCAATACATCTGCAAATGATATTTTTAGAAGAGAAGTTTTAAATCCGTACAAAGAAAAGCATACAATGGAAACGGCAAAACTTTCAGATTTGGCATTAGATATTAAATACTCTTTTGGAGTACTTATTCCAAATGATCCAGAAGCTAGATTTTATCCTGAAATGGTATTAAATGCCAATGAGATACAAAGATTAGAAGCAGCATTAAAACAATCAATGACACCAAGTAATCAAAGAAATTATTCCCAACAAGAAAGATTAATGTATGGTGGATATGAGCCATTATCAATAACACTGACACATATTTTAAATAATAAAGCAGGTATTACATTTGGTACTTATGATCATACAGGATTGCCTGTACCAGTATTTGCATTAGGGAAAGGTCAAGAATTATTTACAGGGTTCTATGATAATACAGATATCTATAGAAAGATGGCTGCCATTTTAAATGTAAGATAA